CAGCCAGGACCACAGAAGCcacgaagaagaagaaggtgCTGGCTGCAGTGTTGACCAGGTCCtgtagggacagacagacagaccatacaTGTTAATTAACAGGTCATGTTTAGACTGATAGTTACTGTACATATTGTAAGTAGCCAGGAGTTAGCTTCTCTCACCATGTTGTACAGAGACACTGTTGAGTAATGTTTgtcaggagtgtgcaaagctgtcatcaaggcaaagggtggctacttttttagaatctcaaatataaaatctatttagatttttttaacacttggttggttagtacatgattccatatgtgttattcatagatttgatgtcttcattattattctacaatgtagaaaatattaaaaataaagaaaaacccttgaatgagtaggtgtgtccaaacatttgactggtactgtatgctcATGCTGTATTTCAGAATTGTAATATTCAAGCAAAATATTTAGAGTTTCTGTCATATTAAAGTAGCATATTTAAAGTTTCTGTAGAATTTGAGTTTCTGTCATATTAAAGTTGCATATTTAGAGTCTCTGTAACCAACATCATTGTCATACTTGTCAATCCTTCAGCTATCTGAATTAGagatcgaccgattatgatttttcaatgccgataccgatttttggaggaccaaaaaatgccgataccgattaatcagacgattttttaaatgtatttgtaataatgacaattacaacaatactgaatgaacacttattttaacttaatataatacatcaataaaatctatttagtctcaaaaaaattatgaaacatgttcaatttggtttaaataatgcaaaaacaaagtgttggagaagaaagtaaaagtgcaatatgtgccatgtaagaaagttccttgctcagaacatgagaacatatgaaagctggtggttccttttaacatgagtcttcaatattcccaggtaagaggttttaggttgtagttattataggactatttctctctatacgatttgtagttcctatacctttgactattggatgttcttataggcactttagtattgccagtgtaacagtatagcttccatccctctcctcgccactacctgggctcgaaccaggaacacatcgacaacagccaccctcgaagcagctttacccatgcagagcaaggggaacaactcctccaagtctcagagcgagtgacatttgaaacgctattagcgcgcaccccgctaactagctagccatttcacatcggttacaccagcctaatctcgggagttgataggcttgaagtcataaacagcgcaatgcttgaagcattgcgaaaaGCTGCTGGCAATACGCACAAAAGCGCTGTTTGAATGAATTCTTACGAgtctgctggtgcctaccatcactcagtcagactgctctatcaaatcatagacttaattataacataataacacgcAGAAATATGatccttaggtcattaatatggtcgaatccggatactatcatttcgaaaacaaaacgtttattctttcagtgaaatacggaaccgttccatattttatctaacgggtggcatccataagtctaaatattgctgttacattgcacaaccttcaatgttatgtcataattatgtacaattctggcaaattaggtggcccaaactgttgcatataccctgactctgcgtgcaatgaatgcaagggacacaatttcacctggttaatattgcctgctaacctttcttttagttaatatgcaggtttaaaaatatatacttctgtgtattgattttaagaaaggcattgatgtttatggttaggtacacattggagcaacgacagtcctttttcacgaatctgcaccgcatcgattatatgcaacgcaggacacgctagataaactagtaatatcatcaaccatgatcaaccataactagtgattatgattgattgtcttttataagatacgtttaatgctagctagcaacttaccttggcttcttactgcatttgcataacaggcaggctccgCTGAAGGCAGTCACTGAAGGTCCTAGTACAAGGACCTGATTATTCACACGAACATCGGACACGGTGTCTCCGTGAGCTTTCAGGATGTGTTGTTCTGGCTGACCAGTCCTTCAGTGTAAGCTTAATAAATGTTTCAGCATGACTGGGGCAATGCCCCCCTATGCGAATAGCTGCATAATGGTAGTCATAACCCACATCATCTCACATGACACCAACTATCCCACACAGACTCACTGGCCAAACTAGACTCAAGACTGAACACTAGCCAAGCGAGACCCTCAAAACGAACACTGGCCAAACCAGACTCAAGTCTCCCCTTTTTGCACCAACACACATGTACAGCTCAGAACACCAAACCACACAAATGCTGGAGTCAATCAGAAACTAATCAAGCCTGAGTCTCACACTTGGCTTCAAATGTAAGGCAAATAAACTTGAATGCCTCACTCCCTGTATTTGCAGTCTATGTTTGGCAGGTATAGAgagcgtgtctgtgtgtgatctGTTTGGCAAGATGTGTGAAGAGAAGGCAAACTGTGCTCAGTGGGATGTAAAACTGTGAAAAGTGCTGTTTATCCTGGGGTTTAATCTGTCTGATGTGTTTAATGGAAGCATTCCTACAGCAGCGCTAGGCTATCTTCTAGAGCTGGATCTcccactgaacacaccatcaccaaCAACCTTAGTAACAGCACAGCATACACTGGTCCAACTGGTGTTACTGGGCTGATTTCTCAGCGTCAATACTGCCACGCTCCCTCTACTACACAGCCCAGATCCAGCTCACCCTAAATCCAGCTCACCCTAGATCCAGCTCACCCTAGATCCAGCTCACCCTAGATCCAGCTCACCCTAGATCCAGCTCACCCTAGATCCAGCTCACCCCAGATTCAGCTCACCCCAGATTCAGCTCACACTAGGTCCAGCTCACACTAGGTCCAGCTCACACTAGGTCCAGCTCACACTAGGTCCAGCTCACCCCAGATCCATCTCATTCCAGGTCCAGCTCACCCCAGCACATTACTCTCTGGGAGAAACCATTACCACATGCACAGCTGCGGTTTGTAAAGCAGTAGCAAAAGATGGAGCGCCTGCCTTTAAATACCCCAGTCAAACCGCTGCCTCACTCTCGCGCTTTCTGCAGAGTGACACACTTCTCCAACCCCTTCTTCACCCTGAGCCCCGAGGCAGGCAGGCCGCTTAGACATACTGGCTTCTCTGGGGGAGATGGAGATGTCAGCAAGCTCAACATTTGGCAGAGCAGCCAGGGACTCTCTGGAAGCCAGAACGTTTGAGTGCGTTAGGAGTGGTCTTTCACAGAGGAGGGTTGTCGAGGCGCCAGAAGCTACATCCCCTTCAAATGGTTCTACCAAATGTTTTCAGCTGCGTGTTAGTGCTGATTTAGACAAGGATCAAGGCAACAGGACACATGCATATCCAGACAAACTCTCTGAAGTGTGAGTAGACATCACATTGGAGAAAACATTCAGTTCAACAATCTTTTTGGGGGGGATGAAATTGATAAAAAGAGAAGCATAATTACTGCATGTCTTCTGCTTGGGTGGAAAAATACAGGGCTTAGGAAACTGCAGTGAAAAACGTTTCCTGGACTCCCCTCTGAAATAACAGTGAAAATGAATAGAATGTAAGAGACGAGGGCTCTGCGAGCGCAACAGATGAATCACAATAGCAAGCCATAATTTGCAGGTGGATTAAACGTGTAGGGGGAGGGAATGGACCCTGCTAGGTAAAACAGCATGGGGTCTGACAGACACCTGCTTTGGAACAAACAGCAGAAGCTAGTAATACATACACAAACAGGATGGCATTGCACACTATTTCAACAGATGCCAAGATCCAAAGAAAATAAACCACACCGATACATCTGCAAGAGGAATGCACTGTATCGCATGTTTAATCATTAGtcagcaaagtaaataaataagATGTTGCTTGTGATTTGCCACAGGTTCATCTATCAAAACAGAAACCTTTGCTCCATTCAAGCCAATACACTGCCTGATTTCCATGTTCAGAAAGGATTAGGAGCTGGCATAGCAGGATCTGCAGTAAAGTGAGAGGGGATAACCTGCAAACCAGATCAGCATATGCTATCACTCAGAGGGGAGACTACCTGGCACATTGTCAAAGATCCAGTCTAGAGGCCACTTCAGGTCCTCCACCGCCTGCCATTCCAGTCAAGCATGTAGTGAGATTTATGTTCCCAGCCTCCTCATTTTTGAGCAAAAACTTTCCCAGCATTGACTGGGCCAGCACTCGCCCACATTTAAAACTGGCAGTGTCTGTGTGCGTGGTCACCCTTCTCTGTGCTGGCACTCCCTGGCATGGCAGTTGGTAATTTGAAAGCCTTTGTgtggagagacaagagagacagtCAGCTCTGAGACAATGTCTGATCGTTGTGGCCACGCCACAAAAAGAGAGTCGGTCTCTGCCAGCACAAGACAGACCAACGGCACAATGCCACCCAAATCCAGAGACACGGGATCACACAGTTCACCAGGGACagggaaagaaaaaaaacactcaTAATACTGAACTCACTCCCCTTAGCTAGCGCCAACAATGTATCTGAAAAACCAAATGACCTCTAACCAAATGTGACATTTCCAGGAGCTTTCACTCAACAACTTTTTGTAAAAGTTACCTCAGAGAGCTTTATGATAAAGCCCATGACTGGTCTCATTTTCTTTAGGTGAGGAGGGAATAGCTCCCCTGTATTCCCAAGACAGCAATAGACCATTACCAAACATATAATCAAGCACGGGTTTGACATGACAGTATCAAATAGCACATAATTGGAAGAACAGACCCTCCTCAGACGTTTTCCACATTTATAAGTCAGCTCCACAAGGGGGTCATTTCAGTGTCCCTGGAGTGTTTGGAGAATTACTTTCTCGGTTTACATTCAGTCAAAACTGCTGTGTAATGTCAAAATTCCTGGAGCCCACTCACATTGGAGAAGCTTTGAATGTCACAGATATAAATACAATGGAGGGAAAACGGGCCACTATGCCGAGGCCAAGTCCGCTACTCCAATCGAGAGCCAATAAGAGCCCTGGAGGTGGCAACAGCTCTCTTTAAGccacaaccaaacacacatatgcacacaacgCAACAACCTCTAACTGACTCAAATAAATACAGACTACAGACGTTTCAACTGCCCACCACAAAAGGCCCAACGGCATAAACACACCTAATTACTTTTGTTTCTTCACACAAACGGTGTGCATAAGACGATAAAACCACCCAAATACGTTATGACATCACATTCACAGACATTTGATATTTTTCATATGGAAGTACTGCATTATAGAGATACAAAGACATGTGTGGACATGGTGCAGTGTTTCCGTCTCTTTGAAGGGTCCTGCATAGCCCAAAACCAGTGGGCCTCAGGAGAAAAACACACAAAGCctatttaaaacaatatataaaaaCCCTGCTTCATTTTGCTTCACTTGGCCAACAGTAAAAGCCaaaggcaccccccccccccgtatgcCTGTTTGAGGTAAAAACACATAGTACTAAGTATACCATGCAATACGATAGTTATGCTTGGATTTAAACCACTTTAACTCACCATCTATTTCTCTTTCTGGTATGCAGTGTGTTCAGCGTTTCCATTTCCATCTGAAACACATCCTGTACCGgagcccaacgctctaacgaTGTGTGTTTGTAGGCAAATAGTCAAAGGGGCCATGTTGGATTGGAGAATACCCACCACTAACATTTGCTGtgactgcatttaaaaaaaactcatTCTCACCCACATTGTATAGGCAAGTGCACATTCAGCAAATTCAGTTTACCCTTCAGTTCAGCCAATCAACTTTTATTCAATCACATATGTTAATACGTTATGTGAAGTTGCTCTGTCCTATGTAATAACACGGTATATAAACTAGTCACAACTTTAGTCTCAAAGCAAAGAGAACAACTCTTTAAGTCCTCCAGAAGACGTGTCTATTGGCTTATCGACATCTGAACCAGACTCTTGCCTCCAGTATAAGAGGATGTGATTGGCCGGTGCGTGTGGGTGGTATACACACCGTCAGGCTCCAGTTGACGTGGTGCACTTTGGTGTGCAGACTGAGgctgaagatgaggaggaggacgcCGGTGATGACAAAGGCACTGCAGCTGACAAACTCAAAGAAGTAGACCCCTCCGCAGGGTAGGCACAGCATGATGGTCTCTATGCAGATGAAGGCTATGAGGGCCAGGGcctgcagagagggaggaggcagagggacaggTCAAGGACAGCCTTAAAATAAGGTAGTTATGATACTACCCACATCAACCCAAACAAACTCATTCAGTCAGACGGAGTATGACCAATGTGAAAACCACAAATTACGTATTTATATGGTTCATTAATAATGCGAGGCATGCCAGGGGTTAGCCATTTAGTAATGATATATCAACTAGTGACACGATCCATGTTTCTTTCACCTTACTCCAAATCTTTGATGAGACTGAGGTGACTGGTGCTGATGGGAGTGGCATTGCCTTGGGAAGTGAGTGAGAGGAGCCCACAACCTCATTGTGAACAGTTAATTTATATATTTTCCCTCCCAATCATTACTCCAACCCAATGATGGGGGAGAACTCGGGAGGTGTGTTAATGTGTTATTTAGGGCTTCCGATGCAATCAGCCCGACTCTCCACAAACTTCAGACCAGCAGATTACAGGTTGGTCCGCGCGAGCCTGAGGGAGACGGAACCACCGCCATCACCACGCATACATATTCCAGGCTTTGTCCCATCTGGGCCGGCTCAGACCGGATCTAGTTGCCTGACAGATCTCAATAAAGAATCTGTTCCATCTGGGATAAAGGGCCCAGTCCAGCTTTTATCATGAAAAATGTATGAGCTCTGTGATAGGAAGTCTGAGAATTACAAGCATGCTAATGCACCCGTGCACTGTATACATTCACACCACCTAGAGAAAGCTAAAAAAAAAGGTGACTAATGGAACATTCCCTAGTCACATCACACAGTGAGAGCGTGAGAGTGAGAACTATTTTGGTATCATCATCAAAAGTGACATCACACTCGTATGGAATCCCTttcctttctttccctccctctcctcccaccacTTTTCAAAAATCCCCCTCCTAAGGGGAGCCTTCAGATGTCTTAAGCAGACGCTTGGTTTCACAGCTTTGACGAGGAATTCACATGACTTCTTGACAGTCTACAGCTCCCCACATGGGACATGGACAGCCAAGCGTCTGAGGATCTGCTCACGGCCAGAACTTTAAAAGTACCAATACCAAGTCTGGGATTTAACCACGATAATCCATCCCTAACAAACCTTATCAAGAAGCCATAAAAGGAGACACAGATTTGCATACACGTACACTTCGTGCTGTTTCTATAATGTATGACCTGCTCAGATTTCTTGTCTGTTTTCCATGATCTTCTGAAACGAGGCTTCTCTGTGAACTCCTGTTTTGTACTCGTTAAATGGAAAGGGTGATTGACAGACAACGCTTTCCATGGCAACAGTGGGACTTGAATATGCAGATTCACCTCCTTTTTAGCCGTGATGTTATCTTTAGACGGAGAAAAAACACTCACCTCTGTACAATTACCTGTAATAGCGCTGGAGACTATTTGAAGCCTATGATTTATGTGTAAAGAATTACCATAATGTAGTTGGAAAAAAGACCAATCCATCTGTAATATAATTTTTTTCCTCataaaaacaaaacacattttccaTAAAATACGTTGCCGCAGTGTCGAGGCCCAATCCATCCTGTCTTGTTCTGGGTCAGACACAATGCAGATCAGTAGCCACTCTTTCCTCTCCATCTAAGTCAAATAGTATCCTGAAGAACAAGTTTTTGATACCTTGAGGATGACATGGTCATCCATCTGACAACAACAGTTTTCTATGGCATAGAGCAATATTGTCAAAGTCAGAATTTGCTGTAAAACTGGCATCTTAGTTGGCTGACATAGGAGACAACTGACATCATAAGTGCAGTGAGTAAATCAACAAGTATATTGAACCAGATGCTGATGGGAGCAGCAGGGAGGCAGCTGGTCGTGTTCCTTCTGACcagctcccctcctctcctccctagccCCGGGCTGTTTCTTAAACCTGTCAGCCCGGCTAATGAACAGAACAGGGGACTGCAACAGGGCTCCTCATCACAACACTCTTCTATTTCTGACACATAGAGTTGTTGAGGCGGGAGAGCGCTTAGGCTACACTCCTGACAGGCTGTCTGGCTCACCACCTTTCACACATCtgctgcaattacagccttgcgAAGCCCAAACACGTCGCAACACACGGTTTCTCACGCAGACACACAttcacgcgcgcacacacacacacacacaaacttattattattatttcagacTGGCAAATCTTTGTCAACCCCACACTTGCAGTAGGTACCTCAGTGAGGGATTCTTCGAGCCCATGTCTTCCTCTGTGGCAGCCAATTGAAACCCCATTATAGGTGTGTTTGTCTGGGTGCACACGGGGTGACATTACAACATGGACGTGTCCAGACTGGAGGTGGATGCAGTGTGGATGAAGTCGTCACTGAGTCGTGATAAAAGCAGCCCTTCCCAGTAAATGAATGGAAGGTAGGCATCAAAACACAGACTGCACTCCAACGACCTTTGATCAGTGGTGTCCTGTGTATTTCGTTCCTGGCCCAAATGGCTCATTGTAATCTGTGCAAAAATACGTTTTTTTCCCTCTCCTGTTTCTTGACCCCAGAGATGTCTGTAGAGTCAGAAATTCCACCTATCATGTGTGTTTGTTGAAGACCAGTCAGAGAGAAACATTAGAACAGAATACACAGTCTCTCCAGAATGGGAAGTGCAAGCTGACATGGAGCAGCGTCTGGTAAATTCATTTAGCTCCATACACAGCCTACAAAAAGGGCCTTCAATAATATTAAACTTTTCCCTTGTTAAAGCATCCAAAAAAAGATCAACATTACAAGGTCCATTGACAAGTGAATAGCTATGTAACAACTTCATCCAAAAGGCAGCACTCTACAAATGAGATGAAATGGGAGCTTTATTTTGGTATTATAAAGGCCACCGTGTAAATTACATTATAAACAGTACAAAAAGGAgggactgtcaaaaagtgattggtAAGAGCTGATTGGGTAAGAGCTGATTGGGTAAAATGACGTGAGCTATGTAGAAATGCTTAGAGGAGATGAGATCCACAAAAGCCTGTTGTCCCGAGACTTTTCACACCCATGTAAAGTTACCAGAGACTGACACAAAGAAAGGTTCTCTGAAGGTGATAGCACCAGTATCCTGGGGCTACTGCTTCTCCCAGTAACACCAGGTCAACCTCAGACCTTCAGTGTTTATGTTACAACAACCTCTATGGGACCAGAGACCAAGTGGGTGTGGCAGTAGGAACAGTTCCCATAGTAAAGTCATTAGGAGAGGTAAACGTGCTAACGGGAGGAGGGTTTCACCTCAACTTAACTAATGTGACATATACTGTACTACACACAAAACCATCCCGATTTGACCAGCAAGGTTAGCGCCGAACATTCAACTTTACTTGCCCACAAAGTATGCTTTTTGATTTATAGCTGAAATCGTATGTGATTTTATGTAACTGAATAGTGAGTAACCTATTAGGGAAGGATAACTTATCATCAACCCTCCCTTTAAACTAGACTTTAGTCCATTATCACTAGTTTAATTTAGTTCAACAATATCAATCATCAACTAATGTGGATTGAACTGGGATGATCCATTTACATTGCGAGTGCTCTTGTTCAGGGAAAAACTGGGCACATTTGCAGATGAGTTACAATGAACGGTGTTTGGGGGATTAAATAGTAAAACACAAGGCCTCAGCAGTTCCCTGTGTGGCCCTTCAAGCCAGTCAATCATTGCCCAGTGGCAGTGGGAAAGGCGGTGGCATACATGCACTCCAAGGTCAACTGACAGTCAAACCAAGCCTACATATGGGAGCTCTGCGACTGTAAAAGTATTATGGTCAACCTTGAGCATATTTCCTGAATGAGCTGCCATGAGTAAACGTAAGGAATGTGTTATCAACTCCTCTGTACTATCGTTCAAATGAAACCCCCTTACAGAGGAAGAATAGCAAGCAAGGCTAATAAAGTAATACAGTGACTAGGTCCATAACGCCAACACGGCTTGGTTGACAGGCATGGTAAAGGTGAGATAAGGTGAGATAACGACATTCAGACATCCTGCCCAGTGCAGGTATTGAATTAGACTGGCATGACCAGGAAAGACTGGAAAGACCTGTCGCATTCACACCTGTAATGTCCTTGGGAGTTGTGGTGTCTCCACAACAATTTACCCTGGGTAACTGTAATGAAAGACATGACTTCCTGTTTGACctcagtgttttgttttgttttgtttttatgtaACCTCTAGTTGATCAGCTTTCTCCCACTATGACATTGTTATCACATGCTTATTGTCAGTCTCATCTGACCAAGCAGTGAACGTCCACCTGGGCACAGAGAGTTGCTCTCAGCACAGACTTTACACGCAGGCTACAGATGTCTTTCTCAAAGACAAATATCTCCGGTGTGTGTGATTCTCCAGGTACATCTCTCCCACCGTTCTCCTTGTCACACGGGTACTGTGGCTTTTCGGACTTTGAATCTGGTGAATTCTCTGAACATCAAAACTCTTTGTACAATGAGTTCACTTAAAGAGTCGAGAGGGTGTGTGTTTTGACCTCTGTAGAGCACAACAGAAGCCAAATAATATTCTGTAATTGCTAATGAAGCAATATTCAAACATGGCATATTCTGAGTAGGGGGCTCAGGTTGTTTCCCTTGGCACTGTATGCACTTAATTACTTCCTTAGTTCCACTGTTTTTCCCGCACTGTGGATACAGTGCTTCATCTGTAGGCTATGTGAGAGCACCATTTTTGACTGAGCGGTTTGGCACCAAAAGAGGGGACAAAACTCTGGCCGAGACATTTCCTCTGCAACTGAATTATCATAGCTTTGGGAGGCATCATCTtcctttgttgttgtgttttctcCCTCCTAGACATCTGGTTTTAGGTGTACCGGCTCAAGCCCCACATTAAACTATGCTGTTTCCCCTTCCTGTAAACTGCTGAGAGAAATGTTGCTGATTTCTTGAAAATAAACAGTCATACAATtgttatacactaccgttcaaaagtttggggtcatttagaaatgtccttgtttttgaaagaaaagcattttattgtccattaaaataacataaaactgatctgaaatacagtgtagacattgttaatgttgtaaatgactattgtagctggactgatttttaatggaatatctacataggcccattatcagcaaccatcactcctgtgttccaatggcacgttgtgttagctaatccatgtttatcatttttattgtcagagttcctctgtccattgtctgtgttcttttgcctatctttatcttttctttttattggccagtctgagatatgtatttttctttgaaactctgcctagaaggccagcatcccggagtcgcctcttcactgttgacgttgagactggtgttttgtgggtactatttaattaagctgccagACTTGTGAGgcctctgtttctcaaactagacactaattaatgtacttgtcctctggctcagttgtgcaccggggcctcccactcctctttctattctggttagagacagtttgcgctgttctgtgaagggagtagtacacatcgttgtgcaagatcttcagtttcatggcaatttctcgcatggaaaagccttcatttctcagaacaagaatagattgacgattttcagaagaaagatctttgtttctggccattttgagcctgtaatcgaatgttgatgctccagatactcaactagtctaaagaaggacagttttattgcttctttaatcaggacaacagttttcagctgtgctaacataattgcagaatggttttctaatgatcaattagccttttaaaatgatcaacttgtattagctaacacaacatgccattggaacacaggagtgatggttgctgataatgggcatctgtacacctttgtagatattccatttaaaaaatctgcagtttccagctacaatagtcatttacaacattaacaatgcctacactgtatttctgatcaatgttgttattttaatggacaccttttttgttgttgttgctattctttcaaaaacaaggacatttctaagtgatcccaaacttttgaacagtaagGAACTGGTTGATAAGGAATTATTTCTAGTAGAGGAATTTGTCATTATTTGGGCTACTTCCATTGCAAAACCGCGTACTACCTTTATGTACCTCTctgcacattgatatggtactgttactccctgtatataacgcCATTCTTGTGTATTAtatttttaaactctgcattgttgggaagggctcgtcaGCAAGCATTGCACGGTAAAATCTTaaaccagttgtattcggcgcatgtgagagtaaatttgattagattttttttttaagtgtagcAGAGTGGACTGTGGGTGACCAACATGCAAAATGGGCTACTACTATGTCACTGTGCCTAAAGAAGCAGGCCATCTATCAAAAACAGGCAAGTAGAGACTACACACATACAAATGAAGCTACACACCATTCAATTAAGCGTTTTCATATGCACATCTTTACAGTTCTTCAGTTGCCTAGTCAAGTAGTCTCTTGAATGATTTGACTGAATGATTTAACTCACCACTTCAACGGCCTTTAATATGCCAAAGTGTGACTTCAGGTACTCAAAGTCACACCTAATTCCACCCAAAACATTCCTTGAGTGTACGGGCTCGGTGGTGGGCTGGTATGGGCTACTTGCTCCCGAGATCATGGAAGTGTTC
The genomic region above belongs to Oncorhynchus mykiss isolate Arlee chromosome 6, USDA_OmykA_1.1, whole genome shotgun sequence and contains:
- the LOC110526281 gene encoding CKLF-like MARVEL transmembrane domain-containing protein 4 isoform X3; protein product: MSPRVHPDKHTYNGVSIGCHRGRHGLEESLTEALALIAFICIETIMLCLPCGGVYFFEFVSCSAFVITGVLLLIFSLSLHTKVHHVNWSLTDLVNTAASTFFFFVASVVLAALNHKSGAEIAAVIFGFLVTCVYAVNTFLAVKRWRMGDGRSVAVQTSEYMRARTASRGEMEARPDLA
- the LOC110526281 gene encoding CKLF-like MARVEL transmembrane domain-containing protein 4 isoform X2, with the translated sequence MRNTEEAEGFDGEASNTSMISGASSPYQPTTEPVHSRNVLGGIRCDFEYLKSHFGILKAVEVALALIAFICIETIMLCLPCGGVYFFEFVSCSAFVITGVLLLIFSLSLHTKVHHVNWSLTDLVNTAASTFFFFVASVVLAALNHKSGAEIAAVIFGFLVTCVYAVNTFLAVKRWRMGDGRSVAVQTMT
- the LOC110526281 gene encoding CKLF-like MARVEL transmembrane domain-containing protein 4 isoform X1, coding for MRNTEEAEGFDGEASNTSMISGASSPYQPTTEPVHSRNVLGGIRCDFEYLKSHFGILKAVEVALALIAFICIETIMLCLPCGGVYFFEFVSCSAFVITGVLLLIFSLSLHTKVHHVNWSLTDLVNTAASTFFFFVASVVLAALNHKSGAEIAAVIFGFLVTCVYAVNTFLAVKRWRMGDGRSVAVQTSEYMRARTASRGEMEARPDLA